A genomic region of Serratia fonticola contains the following coding sequences:
- a CDS encoding DUF1993 family protein: MSLSIYAHSPSQFIRGLQILSNLLKKGEQFLQEKQLAESALLEARLAADMFPLLRQVQIASDAAKGAVARLAGQEVPSMPDDETNFAQLYQRIEKTIAYVQGFQATDFADADGRKIELKSKTREFHFSAADFLLTFAIPNFYFHLTTAYNILRNQGVQVGKMDFLGAV; encoded by the coding sequence ATGTCTTTATCGATTTATGCCCATTCCCCCTCGCAGTTTATCCGTGGTTTGCAGATTCTGTCGAACCTGTTAAAAAAAGGCGAGCAATTCCTGCAGGAGAAGCAACTGGCGGAAAGTGCGTTGCTGGAAGCCCGGCTGGCAGCGGATATGTTCCCTTTGCTGCGGCAGGTGCAGATTGCCAGCGATGCCGCTAAAGGCGCCGTTGCGAGGCTTGCCGGGCAAGAGGTGCCATCAATGCCCGATGATGAAACCAACTTTGCTCAATTGTATCAGCGCATTGAGAAAACCATCGCCTATGTGCAAGGTTTCCAGGCGACCGATTTTGCTGACGCCGACGGGCGTAAAATTGAACTGAAGAGTAAAACCAGGGAGTTTCACTTCAGTGCAGCTGACTTCCTGCTGACCTTTGCCATTCCTAACTTCTATTTCCATCTGACAACGGCTTATAACATTTTGCGTAATCAAGGCGTGCAAGTCGGGAAAATGGACTTCCTGGGCGCAGTGTAA
- the purM gene encoding phosphoribosylformylglycinamidine cyclo-ligase — MTDKTSLSYKDAGVDIDAGNALVDRIKGVVKQTRRPEVMGGLGGFGALCALPQKYREPILVSGTDGVGTKLRLAMDLKRHDTIGIDLVAMCVNDLVVQGAEPLFFLDYYATGKLDVDTAASVISGIAEGCKQSGCALVGGETAEMPGMYHGEDYDVAGFCVGVVEKSEIIDGSKVQPGDALIALGASGPHSNGYSLVRKILEVSNTDPTTTTLDGKPLADHLLAPTKIYVKSVLELIDNVEVHAIAHLTGGGFWENIPRVLPAGMQAVIDESSWQWPAVFGWLQQAGNVSRHEMYRTFNCGVGMVIALPEESVEKALALLTAAGEKAWKIGKLTASSDEQQVVIQ; from the coding sequence GTGACCGACAAAACCTCTCTCAGCTATAAAGACGCAGGTGTCGACATCGATGCTGGCAACGCATTGGTAGACCGCATCAAAGGTGTAGTAAAACAGACTCGCCGCCCTGAAGTGATGGGTGGCCTGGGCGGTTTTGGCGCCCTGTGTGCATTACCGCAGAAGTATCGCGAACCGATTCTGGTTTCCGGTACTGACGGCGTAGGCACCAAACTGCGTCTGGCGATGGATCTGAAACGCCACGACACCATCGGTATCGATCTGGTGGCAATGTGCGTCAATGACCTGGTGGTTCAAGGCGCAGAGCCGTTGTTCTTCCTGGATTACTACGCCACCGGCAAACTGGACGTGGATACCGCTGCCAGCGTGATCAGCGGGATCGCCGAAGGGTGTAAACAATCTGGTTGCGCGCTGGTGGGTGGCGAAACCGCCGAAATGCCAGGCATGTATCACGGCGAAGACTATGACGTAGCCGGTTTCTGCGTGGGCGTGGTTGAGAAATCCGAGATCATCGACGGCAGCAAAGTACAGCCTGGCGATGCCTTGATTGCGCTTGGCGCATCAGGCCCGCACTCCAACGGCTACTCGTTGGTACGCAAAATTCTGGAAGTGAGCAACACCGATCCCACCACGACCACGCTGGACGGTAAACCGCTGGCGGACCATCTGCTCGCCCCCACCAAGATTTACGTCAAATCCGTGCTGGAACTGATTGATAACGTCGAGGTTCACGCCATCGCCCACCTGACCGGCGGCGGTTTCTGGGAAAACATCCCGCGAGTGTTGCCGGCAGGCATGCAGGCGGTGATCGACGAATCAAGCTGGCAATGGCCTGCCGTCTTCGGTTGGCTACAACAGGCGGGCAACGTTAGCCGTCATGAAATGTACCGCACCTTTAACTGTGGTGTCGGTATGGTGATTGCACTGCCGGAAGAGTCCGTGGAAAAAGCGCTTGCCTTGTTGACTGCCGCAGGTGAAAAAGCCTGGAAGATCGGTAAACTGACCGCTTCTTCTGACGAACAACAAGTGGTTATTCAGTGA
- the purN gene encoding phosphoribosylglycinamide formyltransferase — MKKIVVLVSGQGSNLQALIDACQQGRIAATIVAVFSNKAQAYGLQRAQEAGIDAHALDAKTFADREAFDTALAQAIDQYQPDLVVLAGYMRILSNTFVQHYAGRMLNIHPSLLPKYPGLHTHRQAIDNGDSEHGTSVHFVTEQLDGGPVILQAKVPIFPDDSEDDVIERVQTQEHTLYPLVVSWFIEGRLIMRDNAAWLDGERLPAQGYAAD; from the coding sequence ATGAAAAAGATTGTGGTGTTAGTCTCCGGCCAGGGGAGTAATCTCCAGGCGCTGATTGATGCCTGCCAACAGGGCCGGATTGCCGCCACTATCGTGGCGGTATTCAGCAATAAAGCCCAGGCTTATGGCCTGCAACGTGCACAGGAAGCGGGTATCGATGCGCATGCGCTGGATGCCAAAACCTTTGCCGATCGTGAAGCGTTTGACACCGCACTGGCGCAAGCCATCGACCAGTATCAACCCGATCTGGTGGTGCTGGCCGGTTATATGCGCATCCTCAGCAATACCTTTGTCCAGCACTATGCCGGACGCATGCTGAATATCCACCCTTCCCTGCTGCCAAAATATCCCGGCTTGCATACTCACCGCCAGGCTATCGACAACGGTGACAGCGAGCATGGCACCTCTGTGCACTTTGTCACCGAGCAGCTTGACGGTGGCCCGGTGATCCTCCAAGCCAAAGTGCCTATCTTCCCTGACGACAGCGAAGATGACGTGATTGAGCGCGTGCAAACCCAGGAGCACACCCTCTATCCACTGGTGGTGAGCTGGTTTATCGAAGGACGGCTTATCATGCGCGATAACGCAGCCTGGCTAGACGGCGAACGCTTACCTGCACAGGGATATGCGGCGGATTAG
- a CDS encoding polymer-forming cytoskeletal protein has product MLSFNKQKKSTNDNKASDMIDQPVAQPQTQPEPASLADVADAIKPIRAKKDTFISNGALFTGVIEGDGNIIVEGKVEGNIVCTHMVRIENSGHVKGEIRAQQIMINGAVEGRCYADSLSIQPKGSMRGDIYADEIAIEKGGIFIGQSQLMQKTPPQTQGAQAKITPLKAAATPEEHNELASLPMPGKQAK; this is encoded by the coding sequence ATGCTGTCATTCAATAAACAAAAAAAATCGACTAACGACAACAAAGCGAGCGATATGATCGATCAGCCGGTGGCTCAACCGCAAACACAGCCAGAACCTGCCTCGCTGGCAGATGTCGCCGATGCCATCAAACCCATCCGGGCCAAGAAAGACACCTTTATCTCCAATGGTGCACTGTTCACCGGCGTTATTGAAGGTGACGGCAATATCATCGTCGAAGGAAAGGTTGAAGGTAACATCGTTTGCACCCATATGGTGCGCATCGAAAACAGCGGTCATGTCAAAGGCGAAATCCGCGCTCAGCAGATCATGATTAATGGTGCTGTTGAAGGGCGCTGCTACGCTGACTCACTGTCAATCCAGCCCAAAGGCAGCATGCGTGGGGATATCTACGCCGATGAAATCGCCATCGAGAAAGGCGGCATCTTTATTGGTCAGTCGCAGCTGATGCAGAAAACGCCGCCTCAGACTCAAGGCGCTCAGGCCAAGATCACGCCACTGAAAGCCGCGGCAACACCAGAAGAACACAACGAACTGGCCAGCCTGCCGATGCCAGGCAAGCAAGCCAAGTAA
- the speG gene encoding spermidine N1-acetyltransferase: protein MSSTTNVKLRPLERDDLAFVHQMDNNASVMRYWFEEPYEAFVELSDLYDKHIHDQSERRFIIEHEGAKVGLVELVEIDHIHRRAEFQIIIDPAHQGKGYASTAAKLAMEYGFSVLNLYKLYLIVDKENPKAIHIYSKLGFEVEGELIDEFFVNGEYRTVLRMCIFQPQYLAKFKTPQPVDKPLVK from the coding sequence ATGTCGAGCACTACCAACGTCAAACTGCGCCCACTGGAACGGGACGATTTGGCGTTCGTTCACCAGATGGACAATAACGCCAGCGTGATGCGTTACTGGTTCGAAGAACCCTACGAAGCTTTTGTTGAGCTTTCCGATCTGTACGATAAACACATTCACGATCAGAGCGAGCGGCGCTTTATCATTGAGCATGAAGGTGCCAAAGTCGGGCTGGTTGAACTGGTGGAGATCGATCATATCCATCGTCGCGCCGAATTTCAGATCATCATCGATCCGGCTCACCAAGGGAAAGGCTATGCCAGTACCGCCGCCAAGCTGGCGATGGAGTATGGTTTCTCGGTGCTAAACCTCTATAAGCTGTATCTGATCGTCGACAAAGAGAACCCGAAAGCCATCCATATCTACAGCAAGCTGGGTTTTGAGGTGGAAGGTGAGCTGATCGACGAGTTCTTCGTCAACGGCGAATATCGCACCGTACTGCGTATGTGCATCTTCCAGCCGCAGTATCTGGCGAAGTTCAAGACTCCGCAGCCCGTTGATAAGCCGCTGGTGAAATAG